From the Sphingobacteruim zhuxiongii genome, the window CAAATAGAAAGAGCAGCAAAGAGTATCCAACAACCTGTCGATAATTGTAAAGCTTTCCGGCAGGCTTTTTCGCATAAACCCACTTTCTCTTCGATTTTTCTGGTTGATTGATATTTTCACTTCCCTTTGCTGCTACTTCCATGACTTGTAATATTTTATTTAATTTGTTGCTGTTGCTGCGCTATCTTGCGCTGCAGGTTCTGAAGAACCACCATCGGCTTGGTAACCTGCGACTTCTACACCTTCAGCTGCTTTTGGATTGGCAGGTTTGGTATCACGTAGCGTCACGATGTAGTTACTCACTTCAGCAATCTGAGCCGGTGTTAAGGTTTGCTCCCAAGGAACCATCCCTTTATCTGGCACTCCGTACTTCACCGTCTTGAAGATGTCTTTAATCTCTCCACCGTGAAGCCAAAATCTATCAGTCAAGTTCGGACCAATTGTACCCTCCCCTGCCTGACCATGACATGCTTGACAATTGGCAGTAAAAATAGCCTTGCCGTTTGCAGCCAATGTACCAGTTGCATCAATCTCAACCGTGTTTTCATCATAAGCATTTGCTGATTTAGATAAAAACTCTGCTTTCTCTATCTCCGCCTTCGCCATCTCTTTATCATATTCTTGATCTTGGTTAAGCCCAATTCCAAACACATGATAGATTAGTAAATAACCAACGGCAAAAACAACAGTTGAATAAAACAATGCATTAAACCATATTGGAATCGGATTATTTAACTCCGCAATTCCATCATATTCATGATCTTCAATTTTTAATGAATCTTCTTGTTCAATTGGCTTTAATCCAAGGAAATTATTCCATTTCTTTTGCCAAGCAACCTGCTTCGCAGATTTACGTTCTGCTTTCAAACGGGATTCCTCTTGAACAAGGTCCGGCATTGTAACCTTCAACATCGTACGTAATGCTCTATTAATCG encodes:
- a CDS encoding cbb3-type cytochrome c oxidase N-terminal domain-containing protein encodes the protein MIAMILQDTVATEVAAAVPQTLGTGNLYNDIFYIMVFLVLIAVLFSAVTINRALRTMLKVTMPDLVQEESRLKAERKSAKQVAWQKKWNNFLGLKPIEQEDSLKIEDHEYDGIAELNNPIPIWFNALFYSTVVFAVGYLLIYHVFGIGLNQDQEYDKEMAKAEIEKAEFLSKSANAYDENTVEIDATGTLAANGKAIFTANCQACHGQAGEGTIGPNLTDRFWLHGGEIKDIFKTVKYGVPDKGMVPWEQTLTPAQIAEVSNYIVTLRDTKPANPKAAEGVEVAGYQADGGSSEPAAQDSAATATN